The following are encoded in a window of Roseimaritima ulvae genomic DNA:
- a CDS encoding cation-translocating P-type ATPase codes for MPNSTQQVLPDVNDQACSPPAWHALTADAVTRELSADTAGLRQSEAESRLLHYGKNTLPQPPPTPLWMIALRQFQSPLIYILAIAAVVSVAMGDVKDAGFILGVLVLNALIGSYQEWKAQQSSLALRQLLQIRATVSRNGEVRDLNAEDVVPGDVVWLESGNRVPADLRLLQAHALEVDESLLTGESLPVVKDAAAVCEPQTVVADRVNMAQAGSIVTRGRAKGLVVATGQATNVGQLALDVLADTGGSPPLLVRMERFTKAIAVAVLIAAASIGTLGVALGGYQISEMFLFGVALAVSVIPEGLPVAMTVALAIATIRMARRGLIVRRLTAVEGLGSCTLIATDKTGTLTCNELTVREIALPDGTTFQVSGEGFAPQGDVLLDGRAIKAEEHEALQAMFRAAVLCNEADLHRRDGSWHWHGDAVDIALLCGGYKLGLTREAMLDRYAQANQIPFEPEYQFAASYHRHNGGVTVFVKGGLERVLAMCSTAQGGDLDQTALEAQAIEMAARGYRVLAIADGQTAPDLSSADPPPTPENLRFLGFTAMLDPLRPGVQAAIQDCQRAGVQVSMITGDHSVTALAIARELGLADTEQHVLTGADLDNITPAELAHIVRRIRVFARVAPRQKLQIVEAAKQAGHFVAVTGDGVNDAPALRAANIGVAMGKSGTDVAREAGELVISDDNFATIVSGIEEGRVAYDNIRKVIYLLVSTGAAELVLMTLAVATGSPYLPLLPVQILWLNVVTNGIQHVALALEPNEGGVLQRQPRSPDESIFNQLMIERTVIAALLMGIVGFGLFRWFLPADASPNDAATTRNLLLLLMVLFENFHVGNCRSETKSAFAISPFRSPVLLTGAVVAFLIHFAAMHSGFGQSLLGAEPISLNNWGLLILLALTILPVMELHKWTWRKRHPKATL; via the coding sequence ATGCCTAACTCAACACAACAGGTTTTGCCCGACGTGAACGATCAAGCTTGCTCCCCGCCCGCCTGGCACGCACTCACTGCGGACGCGGTAACGAGGGAATTGTCAGCGGATACAGCCGGGTTGCGGCAGTCGGAAGCGGAATCGCGATTGCTTCACTATGGCAAGAATACGCTTCCACAACCGCCACCGACGCCCTTATGGATGATCGCATTGCGGCAGTTCCAGAGCCCGTTGATCTATATTTTGGCGATCGCCGCCGTGGTGTCGGTTGCCATGGGCGACGTCAAAGACGCCGGCTTCATCCTCGGCGTCCTGGTGCTCAACGCCCTGATCGGTTCCTACCAGGAATGGAAAGCCCAGCAGAGTAGTCTGGCGCTGCGGCAGCTGTTGCAGATTCGGGCCACGGTCAGTCGCAATGGGGAAGTCCGTGATCTGAACGCCGAAGATGTGGTGCCCGGTGACGTGGTTTGGTTGGAGTCGGGCAATCGCGTTCCGGCCGACCTACGTCTGTTGCAAGCTCATGCACTGGAAGTCGACGAATCGTTATTGACTGGCGAATCATTGCCCGTGGTGAAAGACGCGGCGGCGGTGTGCGAGCCACAAACCGTGGTGGCCGATCGCGTCAACATGGCCCAGGCCGGTTCGATTGTGACCCGCGGCCGAGCCAAAGGTTTGGTGGTGGCCACCGGTCAAGCCACCAACGTCGGTCAACTGGCCCTGGACGTCTTGGCGGATACTGGCGGCAGCCCACCGCTGTTGGTGCGGATGGAACGCTTCACCAAGGCGATCGCGGTGGCGGTACTGATCGCCGCCGCCTCGATCGGCACGTTGGGCGTCGCCTTGGGGGGCTACCAGATATCCGAAATGTTTTTGTTTGGCGTGGCGCTGGCCGTTTCGGTGATCCCCGAAGGCTTGCCGGTGGCCATGACCGTGGCCCTGGCCATCGCCACCATCCGGATGGCCCGTCGCGGATTGATTGTCCGGCGGTTGACCGCGGTCGAGGGGCTGGGCAGTTGTACGCTGATCGCGACCGACAAAACCGGTACCTTGACCTGCAATGAACTGACGGTGCGAGAAATCGCTCTGCCCGACGGGACAACATTCCAGGTCAGCGGCGAAGGTTTCGCTCCGCAAGGCGATGTGTTGCTGGACGGTCGAGCCATCAAGGCGGAGGAGCACGAAGCCTTGCAAGCCATGTTCCGCGCCGCGGTGTTGTGCAACGAAGCCGACTTGCATCGCCGCGACGGGTCCTGGCACTGGCATGGCGACGCCGTGGACATCGCGCTGCTGTGCGGCGGATACAAGTTGGGCCTGACCCGCGAAGCGATGCTGGACCGGTATGCTCAGGCCAATCAAATACCGTTTGAACCGGAGTACCAATTTGCGGCTTCGTACCATCGCCACAACGGCGGCGTGACGGTGTTCGTGAAAGGCGGGTTGGAACGCGTGCTGGCGATGTGTTCCACAGCTCAGGGCGGCGATTTAGATCAAACGGCATTGGAAGCCCAAGCCATCGAGATGGCCGCCCGCGGCTATCGGGTGTTGGCCATTGCCGACGGTCAGACAGCCCCCGATTTGTCCTCCGCCGATCCGCCTCCCACGCCGGAAAACCTGCGGTTTCTGGGCTTTACCGCCATGCTGGACCCGCTCCGCCCGGGCGTGCAGGCCGCGATTCAGGATTGTCAGCGAGCCGGCGTGCAGGTCTCCATGATCACCGGCGACCACAGCGTCACGGCGCTGGCCATCGCTCGTGAATTGGGGCTGGCCGATACCGAACAGCACGTGCTGACCGGCGCCGATCTGGATAACATCACTCCCGCAGAGCTCGCCCACATCGTCCGCCGCATCCGCGTTTTTGCTCGTGTCGCTCCGCGGCAAAAACTGCAGATCGTCGAAGCTGCCAAGCAAGCCGGTCACTTCGTCGCCGTCACCGGCGATGGTGTCAACGACGCGCCCGCGCTGCGCGCCGCCAACATCGGAGTGGCGATGGGCAAAAGCGGTACCGACGTGGCCCGCGAAGCCGGCGAACTGGTGATCAGCGATGACAATTTTGCCACCATCGTGTCAGGTATCGAAGAGGGACGCGTGGCCTACGATAACATCCGCAAGGTGATCTATCTGCTGGTTTCCACCGGGGCGGCGGAGTTGGTTTTGATGACCCTGGCGGTGGCTACGGGGTCCCCATACCTGCCCCTGTTGCCGGTGCAAATCCTCTGGCTGAATGTGGTCACCAACGGCATTCAACACGTGGCCCTGGCGTTGGAACCCAATGAAGGCGGCGTGCTGCAGCGGCAACCTCGCTCGCCCGACGAGTCGATCTTTAATCAATTGATGATCGAACGCACGGTGATCGCCGCACTGCTGATGGGCATTGTGGGTTTTGGGCTGTTCCGCTGGTTCCTGCCCGCCGATGCCAGCCCGAACGACGCCGCCACCACCCGCAACCTGTTATTGCTGCTGATGGTCCTGTTCGAAAATTTTCACGTCGGCAATTGCCGTTCGGAGACCAAGTCGGCCTTCGCCATCTCACCGTTTCGCAGCCCCGTGTTGTTGACCGGGGCGGTCGTGGCCTTTCTGATCCACTTCGCCGCCATGCACAGCGGTTTCGGGCAGTCGCTGTTGGGCGCCGAACCGATTTCCCTGAACAACTGGGGCTTGCTGATTCTATTGGCGCTAACCATCCTGCCGGTGATGGAACTGCACAAATGGACGTGGCGAAAACGGCACCCAAAAGCAACCTTGTAG
- a CDS encoding c-type cytochrome, which produces MKWLSCVSLLSVVWFGGCMSDPKSGEGFSLPDGNAEQGRATFTRLQCQACHTVSGVEFEEAAGDAADQMIALGGETTRVRTYGDLVTSIINPSHRFATGYEDEQIKAGEESRMPIYNDKLTVTELTDLVAFLQQHYELKTYPITPYTPYYH; this is translated from the coding sequence ATGAAGTGGTTGTCCTGCGTATCGCTGCTGAGCGTGGTATGGTTTGGCGGTTGCATGTCGGATCCTAAATCCGGCGAAGGGTTTTCGTTGCCCGATGGAAACGCCGAGCAGGGACGGGCCACCTTTACCAGGCTGCAGTGTCAGGCTTGCCACACCGTTTCGGGAGTCGAGTTTGAAGAGGCCGCCGGCGACGCTGCGGACCAGATGATCGCGTTAGGGGGCGAAACTACGCGGGTTCGCACCTATGGCGATCTGGTGACTTCGATCATCAATCCTTCCCACCGTTTCGCGACCGGGTACGAGGATGAGCAGATCAAGGCCGGCGAGGAATCCAGGATGCCGATCTACAACGACAAACTGACGGTCACCGAGTTAACGGATTTGGTTGCGTTTTTGCAGCAACACTACGAGCTGAAGACCTATCCGATCACACCTTACACGCCTTACTACCACTAG
- a CDS encoding response regulator transcription factor: MITIVIVDDHPATRDGLKARIAIEPDLYVCGEAEDMDTALQLLTEQRPHIAIVDVSLKTGNGIELVKLAHAQKCKTRMLVWSMYDEQVYAERALRAGAVGYVHKREASDHLITAIRTVRRGEIYLSPSMKNAMLHRVVQGKKTEAQQRADSLSDRELQTFELIGRGFNTAAIARQMQLSPKTIEAYRASLKEKLGVDDMPALIRHAVKWMIENS, encoded by the coding sequence ATGATTACGATCGTGATCGTCGATGATCACCCCGCGACACGAGATGGTCTGAAGGCCCGGATCGCAATTGAACCGGATCTCTACGTCTGCGGCGAAGCCGAGGATATGGATACGGCTCTGCAATTACTCACAGAGCAACGGCCCCATATCGCCATCGTGGATGTCTCGTTGAAGACGGGCAATGGCATCGAACTGGTGAAGCTTGCCCACGCTCAAAAATGCAAAACCCGGATGTTGGTCTGGTCGATGTACGACGAGCAGGTCTACGCCGAGCGAGCGTTGCGTGCCGGAGCGGTAGGGTATGTCCACAAACGTGAAGCCTCCGATCATTTGATTACCGCCATCCGAACGGTTCGACGCGGCGAGATCTACCTGAGTCCCAGCATGAAAAATGCAATGCTGCACCGCGTAGTTCAGGGTAAAAAAACGGAGGCTCAACAACGAGCCGATAGTCTGAGCGACCGTGAGCTACAAACCTTCGAATTGATCGGCCGGGGCTTCAACACTGCAGCCATCGCCCGACAGATGCAGTTGAGCCCCAAGACGATTGAGGCCTACCGAGCCAGCTTGAAAGAGAAGCTGGGCGTCGACGACATGCCGGCGTTGATTCGCCACGCCGTGAAGTGGATGATCGAAAACAGCTGA
- a CDS encoding CBS domain-containing protein, protein MGSHRSDTFPDGLATTVRAVMTAPVVSVAQSDTVRNVIEKMVAGRISSLVVVGSEQQVVGMVSASDLLKVVLETDKTLDSDYPHFDDCLWAVDLIQRKLGSDKATEVMSEVVTTVDAEATVRHAAALMRRSQLHHLPVVDSEGRLAGMLSSHDFVRLIAALG, encoded by the coding sequence ATGGGTTCACATCGCAGCGATACATTTCCCGATGGCTTGGCGACCACGGTACGAGCGGTAATGACCGCACCGGTGGTTTCGGTCGCCCAATCGGACACCGTCCGCAATGTGATTGAAAAGATGGTGGCCGGGCGGATCTCCTCGTTGGTGGTGGTCGGCAGCGAGCAGCAGGTGGTGGGCATGGTATCGGCGTCGGACCTGTTGAAGGTGGTGTTGGAGACCGACAAGACGTTGGATAGCGATTACCCGCACTTTGATGATTGCCTGTGGGCCGTCGATTTGATCCAACGAAAATTGGGAAGCGACAAGGCGACCGAAGTGATGAGCGAGGTAGTGACGACCGTCGACGCAGAGGCCACGGTCCGGCACGCGGCAGCGCTTATGCGTCGCAGCCAACTTCACCATCTGCCGGTGGTCGACTCCGAGGGCCGCTTGGCGGGAATGCTGTCCTCACATGACTTTGTCCGCCTGATCGCAGCTCTGGGGTAA
- a CDS encoding methyltransferase family protein, giving the protein MNSPGIEPSEKRPKVPSLVLVTLQFGTAAALVLSSFRELPEHPLALATTVVGALTGLWAGWRFGWRKITVMPDLRQDASLITGGPYRWIRHPMYTAVLLFTGGFASAPLRLWTLAVWLILAAVVAEKTRREERLLQQRFSTYADYRRRTGRFLPKLFPKLFPKLFPKLFPKLFPKLFPKLFPKLFPKLFPKLFVKRDD; this is encoded by the coding sequence ATGAATTCCCCTGGCATTGAACCGTCCGAAAAGCGTCCCAAGGTCCCTTCGCTGGTGTTGGTGACGCTGCAGTTTGGCACCGCCGCGGCCTTGGTGTTGAGTTCGTTCCGGGAGCTGCCCGAGCATCCGCTGGCGTTGGCGACGACGGTTGTGGGAGCTTTGACGGGGCTCTGGGCCGGCTGGCGTTTTGGCTGGCGAAAAATCACAGTCATGCCAGATCTGCGGCAGGATGCGAGCCTGATCACCGGCGGGCCTTACCGCTGGATCCGGCACCCGATGTACACGGCCGTGCTGTTGTTCACTGGCGGATTCGCCTCCGCGCCACTGCGGCTCTGGACGCTGGCGGTGTGGTTGATTTTGGCGGCCGTGGTCGCGGAGAAAACGCGTCGGGAAGAACGATTATTGCAGCAGCGGTTTTCCACCTATGCGGACTATCGCCGCCGGACCGGACGGTTCCTACCCAAACTCTTTCCCAAACTCTTTCCCAAACTCTTTCCCAAACTCTTTCCCAAACTCTTTCCCAAACTCTTTCCCAAACTCTTTCCCAAACTCTTTCCCAAACTCTTTCCCAAACTTTTCGTCAAACGCGACGACTGA